Proteins encoded in a region of the Streptomyces sp. NBC_00310 genome:
- a CDS encoding SDR family oxidoreductase → MVDVVQGAGVVVTGAGGGIGAALARRFAAEGARVVVNDLDGDRAEAVADEIGGIAVPGDASSIVAEAREALGGTVDVYCANAGLASGGTEAADEKVWALAWDVNVMAHVRAAHELLPAWLERGSGRFVSTVSAAGLLTMIGAAPYSVTKHGAYAFAEWLSLTYRHRGVKVHAICPQGVRTDMLTASGSAGDLVLTPTAIEPEDVADALFEGIDKDRFLILPHPEVAGFYQARAADPDRWLTNMNHIQRKWETTG, encoded by the coding sequence ATCGTGGATGTCGTGCAGGGTGCGGGTGTGGTCGTCACAGGAGCGGGCGGTGGGATCGGGGCCGCCCTGGCGCGGCGGTTCGCGGCCGAAGGGGCCCGGGTCGTCGTGAACGACCTGGACGGTGACCGGGCCGAGGCCGTGGCCGACGAGATCGGCGGGATCGCGGTGCCCGGGGACGCGTCCTCGATCGTCGCCGAGGCGAGGGAGGCGCTGGGCGGCACGGTGGATGTGTACTGCGCGAACGCGGGACTCGCCTCCGGCGGTACGGAGGCGGCCGACGAGAAGGTCTGGGCGCTCGCCTGGGACGTGAACGTGATGGCGCATGTCAGGGCGGCCCACGAGCTGCTGCCGGCGTGGCTGGAGCGGGGCAGCGGGCGTTTCGTGTCGACGGTCTCGGCGGCGGGGCTGCTGACGATGATCGGCGCGGCGCCCTACAGCGTCACCAAGCACGGGGCGTACGCCTTCGCCGAGTGGTTGTCCCTCACCTACCGGCACCGGGGCGTCAAGGTCCACGCGATCTGCCCGCAGGGGGTGCGCACCGACATGCTGACCGCCTCCGGCAGCGCCGGCGACCTCGTCCTCACACCGACCGCGATCGAGCCGGAGGACGTCGCCGACGCGCTCTTCGAGGGCATCGACAAGGACCGCTTCCTGATCCTGCCGCACCCCGAGGTGGCCGGTTTCTACCAGGCCAGGGCAGCCGATCCGGACCGCTGGCTGACGAACATGAACCACATCCAGCGGAAGTGGGAGACGACGGGCTGA